In Hirundo rustica isolate bHirRus1 chromosome 2, bHirRus1.pri.v3, whole genome shotgun sequence, one genomic interval encodes:
- the NOP2 gene encoding probable 28S rRNA (cytosine(4447)-C(5))-methyltransferase, whose protein sequence is MGRKLDPSRKEKRGPGRKARKQRGAEVELARFLPPEPETGRKKLSSHGRKRAAKRRLGAGGGPAGKRPLGRGGGGEREPTVEEQLSPQKKKGAVKAAGQTARGRSGFSDGNSKWLAPAKAKKTQPKGNHVELSSDGEVEEGSWEMEEEEDGSSEEMVDDYGASSSEEEELLPIEKAALKQKPDRGGLSEDDSEEEEEEEAEEASKQKMGQKEEEGPDLQLNLDVDEPFKLPTSEEIEKEAAEPPDLHVIHQRIQGNMEVLQDFGVKREEGRSRQEYLALLRRDMAAYYSYSDFLLTKLMDIFPLPELVNFLEANEVPRPVTIRTNTLKTRRRDLAQALINRGVNLDPLGKWSKTGLVIYDSTVPIGATPEYLAGHYMLQGASSLLPVMALAPQENERILDMCCAPGGKTSYIAQLMKNTGMILANDSSAERLRSVVGNLHRLGVTNAVVSNCDGRQFPKVLGGFDRVLLDAPCSGTGVISKDPAVKTNKDEKDILRCAHLQKELILSAIDSVNAASETGGYIVYCTCSIMVEENECVVDYALKKRNVRLVATGLDFGKEGFTRFKDRRFHPSLKSTRRFYPHTHNMDGFFIAKFKKFSNAIPQARKDEGPAVEAAAPSAVPDTVITEPPSKKKKLEESKAEEEQKLPQPALKKKHSLQAQRRLSKAVRPFPRMMRPKVLPRKKKHRVKANGQ, encoded by the exons ATGGGGCGCAAACTCGAccccagcaggaaggagaagcGCGGCCCCGGGCGCAAGGCCCGCAAGCAGCGCGGGGCCGAGGTGGAGCTCGCCCGCTTCCTGCCGCCAG AGCCGGAGACCGGCAGGAAGAAGCTCTCCAGCCACGGCAGAAAGAG GGCTGCGAAGAGGCGACTGGGAGCGGGCGGCGGCCCGGCGGGGAAGAGGCcgctgggaagaggaggaggaggagagcggGAGCCGACAG TTGAAGAGCAGCTGTCTccacagaagaagaaaggggCTGTAAAGGCAGCAGGACAAACTGCCCGTGGCCGGTCTGGCTTCAGCGATGGCAATTCCAAGTGGCTGGCTCCAGCCAAAGCCAAGAAAACCCAGCCTAAAGGAAACCATGTGGAATTATCCAGTGATGGTGAGGTGGAAGAGGGCagctgggagatggaggaggaggaggatgggagcAGCGAGGAAATGGTGGATGACTATGGTGCCTCATCATCTGAGGAAGAAGAG CTGCTGCCTATTGAAAAAGCTGCCCTGAAGCAGAAGCCTGACAG GGGAGGCCTCAGTGAAGATGACAgcgaagaggaggaggaagaggaagcagaggaggcaagcaagcagaaaatgggacagaaggaagaagagggacCAGATCTGCAGCTCAACCTGGATGTAGACGAACCATTTAAGCTGCCAACTAGTGAagaaattgagaaggagg CTGCTGAGCCTCCTGACCTGCACGTCATTCACCAGCGCATCCAGGGCAACATGGAGGTGCTGCAGGACTTTGGGGTGAAGCGGGAAGAAGGGCGCTCCCGGCAGGAATACCTCGCGCTGCTGCGCCGGGACATGGCCGCCTACTACTCCTACAGCGACTTCCTGCTCACCAAGCTCATGGACATCTTCCCGCTCCCTGAG CTGGTGAACTTCCTGGAGGCTAACGAGGTTCCCCGCCCTGTCACCATTCGCACCAACACGCTGAAGACGCGGCGGCGGGACCTGGCGCAG GCTCTGATCAACCGCGGTGTGAATCTTGACCCCCTGGGGAAGTGGTCCAAGACGGGACTTGTTATTTACGACTCCACTGTGCCCATCG GTGCCACCCCAGAGTACCTGGCTGGACACTACATGCTGCAAGGAGCCTCCAGTCTTCTCCCTGTCATGGCGCTGGCTCCGCAGGAGAACGAGCGCATCCTGGACATGTGCTGTGCCCCGGGAGGCAAGACCAGCTACATAG CTCAGCTTATGAAGAACACAGGGATGATCCTGGCTAATGACAGCAGTGCCGAGCGGCTACGTAGCGTGGTAGGGAATTTGCACCGGCTGGGAGTCACCAATGCTGTTGTGAGTAACTGCGATGGACGCCAGTTCCCCAAG GTTCTTGGAGGGTTCGACCGTGTCTTGCTTGATGCCCCTTGTAGCGGAACAGGCGTCATTTCCAAGGATCCTGCTGTCAAAACCAACAAG GATGAGAAGGATATCCTGCGTTGTGCCCACCTGCAGAAGGAGCTGATTCTTAGCGCCATAGATTCAGTCAACGCCGCCTCGGAGACAGGGGGCTACATTGTCTACTGCACTTGCTCCATCATG GTGGAGGAGAACGAGTGTGTCGTGGATTATGCCCTGAAGAAACGCAACGTCCGCTTGGTGGCCACAGGCCTGGACTTCGGCAAGGAAGGCTTCACCAG GTTCAAGGACCGTCGCTTCCACCCGTCCCTCAAGTCTACGCGGCGTTTCTACCCCCACACGCACAACATGGACGGGTTCTTCATCGCCAAGTTCAAGAAGTTCTCCAACGCCATCCCGCAGGCACGGAAAG ATGAAGGGCCTGCTGTGGAAGCGGCGGCTCCGTCCGCTGTCCCTGATACCGTCATCACAGAGCCTCCgtcaaaaaagaagaaactcgAGGAATCAAAAGCTGAAGAAGAGCAGAAGCTGCCCCAGCCTGCTTTGAAGAAGAAACATTCATTGCAAGCACAGAGGAGACTCTCAAAGGCTGTCCGGCCTTTTCCCAGAATGATGCGGCCTAAAGTCCTTCCCAGGAAGAAGAAGCACAGGGTGAAAGCGAATGGACAGTGA